In Alicyclobacillus macrosporangiidus CPP55, a single window of DNA contains:
- the cmpA gene encoding cortex morphogenetic protein CmpA, whose amino-acid sequence MPEWLCSQLRRAFLNHDTRSIQMLNQAFFRYRNTKGLTQP is encoded by the coding sequence ATGCCAGAGTGGCTGTGCAGCCAACTTCGGAGGGCGTTCCTCAACCACGACACGCGCTCCATTCAAATGTTGAACCAAGCCTTCTTCCGTTACCGGAACACCAAGGGCCTCACGCAGCCGTGA
- the yabP gene encoding sporulation protein YabP, producing MASAEPHDISIKGRKWVQVTGVSSVESFDAHAFSLVTSAGPLTIQGTNLHMKHLDLDQGVVEIEGTVSNLTYVSEQAQKKRVVGRLFR from the coding sequence ATGGCTTCTGCCGAGCCGCACGACATCTCCATCAAAGGCCGCAAGTGGGTGCAGGTCACCGGTGTCTCCAGTGTCGAGAGCTTCGACGCGCACGCGTTTTCGCTCGTGACGTCCGCCGGACCGTTGACCATCCAGGGGACAAATCTGCACATGAAACACCTGGACTTGGACCAGGGGGTCGTCGAGATTGAAGGCACAGTGTCCAACCTGACATACGTCAGCGAGCAGGCGCAGAAAAAACGCGTCGTCGGGCGATTGTTCCGGTAA
- the mazG gene encoding nucleoside triphosphate pyrophosphohydrolase translates to MPKIHVIGLGPGSWAGVPVGSLELLEAGWPVFLRTEMHPVVPELRRRGLKFRALDDHYEQGESFEQVYARIARTLLDEAKRAEELVYAVPGHPGVAEQSVRNLLAAAPEEGVEVVLGPGQSFLDGVLSVLGVDPIDGLLMLDATVLRSDQLQPRCHTLIAQVFQRAVASDVKLTLMEVYPDDHPVTLLRAAGVPGEERIERMPLYEIDRVDWVDHVTTLYIPPAEPGNEALRRDPWYLAGLVRRLREPGGCPWDREQTHRSLRRYVIEEAYEVADAIDRDDPDALADELGDLLLQVLLHAQIGAEEGAFTLRDVYAALADKLIRRHPHVFGDGTAKDEAEAERMWRTAKAREHAGEDQDLSALARLKWARPPAQVAVQAGRLAAEAGFDWRRAEDIVDKIEEEVAELREELVRGDGGRLEEEFGDLLFAAANLARRCELDMDRALLQATRKFVARFRQMERIAAVDGLTLDDLSDEHLDALWRRAKAAAPGRGNSSVRSGW, encoded by the coding sequence ATGCCGAAGATCCACGTCATTGGCCTTGGCCCGGGAAGCTGGGCGGGGGTTCCGGTCGGCAGCCTGGAACTGCTCGAAGCCGGCTGGCCGGTGTTTTTGCGTACGGAAATGCATCCCGTCGTTCCGGAGTTGCGCCGCAGAGGCCTGAAGTTCCGGGCCCTGGACGACCATTACGAGCAGGGGGAGTCGTTTGAACAGGTGTACGCGCGCATCGCGCGTACCCTGTTGGACGAGGCGAAGCGCGCGGAAGAGCTGGTGTACGCGGTGCCCGGACACCCCGGCGTGGCGGAACAGTCGGTCCGGAATCTGTTGGCGGCCGCACCCGAGGAGGGGGTCGAGGTGGTCTTGGGGCCGGGCCAGAGTTTCCTCGACGGGGTGTTGAGCGTGCTCGGCGTCGATCCGATTGACGGCCTCCTGATGCTGGATGCCACCGTCTTGCGGTCCGACCAACTGCAGCCCCGATGCCACACCCTCATCGCGCAGGTGTTTCAACGTGCCGTCGCGTCCGACGTCAAGCTCACGCTGATGGAGGTCTACCCGGACGACCATCCGGTGACCCTGTTGCGCGCGGCAGGTGTGCCGGGGGAGGAGCGGATCGAACGGATGCCTCTGTACGAGATCGACCGTGTGGACTGGGTGGACCATGTGACCACGCTGTACATCCCGCCGGCCGAGCCAGGGAACGAGGCGCTGCGAAGAGACCCGTGGTACCTGGCGGGGTTGGTCCGCCGTTTGCGGGAGCCGGGGGGCTGCCCCTGGGATCGGGAGCAGACACACCGGTCGCTCCGCCGCTACGTCATCGAGGAGGCGTACGAAGTGGCGGATGCCATCGATCGGGACGACCCGGACGCACTCGCCGATGAGCTCGGGGATCTCCTCCTGCAGGTGTTGCTGCACGCGCAGATCGGTGCGGAGGAGGGGGCCTTCACATTGCGGGATGTCTATGCCGCCCTGGCGGACAAGCTGATCCGGCGGCATCCCCATGTGTTTGGCGATGGGACGGCGAAGGACGAGGCGGAGGCGGAAAGGATGTGGCGAACGGCCAAGGCGCGCGAGCACGCGGGCGAAGACCAGGACCTCTCCGCCTTGGCGCGCTTGAAATGGGCTCGCCCGCCGGCTCAGGTCGCCGTCCAGGCGGGGCGCCTGGCGGCCGAAGCCGGGTTTGACTGGAGGCGGGCGGAGGATATCGTCGACAAAATCGAAGAGGAAGTGGCGGAACTCCGCGAGGAGTTGGTGCGGGGGGACGGGGGTCGACTGGAGGAGGAGTTCGGAGACCTGTTATTCGCCGCCGCCAATTTGGCCAGGCGTTGCGAACTGGATATGGATCGGGCGCTCCTTCAGGCCACCCGGAAGTTTGTCGCTCGTTTCCGCCAAATGGAGCGGATCGCGGCGGTGGATGGGTTGACACTGGACGATCTCTCGGACGAGCACCTTGACGCGCTGTGGCGGCGGGCAAAAGCGGCGGCGCCTGGACGTGGAAATTCCTCGGTCCGTTCGGGATGGTAG
- a CDS encoding putative polysaccharide biosynthesis protein: MPPQRGFVHGAMLLAGAAMVAKLLGSVYTIVLQNVIGDSGMGLFQMAYPIYATLLAIATAGFPVAISKLVSEQLARGEDAEVRHTLRVAGWMLTGAGMVTFAILFFGADLWAKVAGDARAAWAIRAIAPALLLVPVMSALRGYFQGFQWMYPTAMSQVVEQFVRVATILVMAVWLMRQGYGQAAAAAGAAFGAVTGAFAGLLLLGYYWITRHPELGSDHRLRRTRVRPGVARRLLYYAFPISLGALVVPLMNNVDVVTVVNLLKQTGEPQAQATAEFGLLTGRAFKLMMLPTTLASSIGIAVMPAVSEAFTLGFRRLMEDRIDQAVRLTVLLSLPAAVGLALLARPIDLALFKDTAGSEVIQVMAFATVFASLQTTLAAVLQGAGWVYLPVLHLLAGSACKVAGNLAWVPSSGIRGAALSTVIGYTVATLLNLWAVRRHLRVRIDWLNWAVRPGLATFVMGGFVFAMSRQWMMWGGLSQPREWVAAAAAAMVLGGGLIYFLALAACGALSRAELEAVPKVGPRLAAWCSKLGLLRT, from the coding sequence GTGCCGCCGCAGCGAGGGTTCGTCCACGGCGCCATGCTGTTGGCCGGGGCGGCGATGGTGGCCAAACTGCTGGGTTCTGTCTACACCATTGTGCTGCAGAATGTGATCGGGGACAGCGGGATGGGATTGTTCCAGATGGCCTACCCCATCTATGCCACCCTGTTGGCCATCGCCACCGCCGGGTTTCCGGTCGCGATCTCCAAGTTGGTCTCCGAACAATTGGCCCGCGGCGAGGATGCGGAGGTTCGCCACACGCTCCGGGTCGCAGGATGGATGCTGACCGGGGCGGGGATGGTGACGTTCGCCATCCTCTTTTTCGGTGCCGACCTGTGGGCGAAGGTCGCGGGAGACGCGCGGGCCGCCTGGGCCATCCGGGCTATCGCTCCCGCGTTGCTGCTGGTTCCCGTGATGAGCGCCCTCCGGGGGTATTTTCAAGGATTTCAATGGATGTATCCGACCGCCATGTCCCAGGTGGTGGAGCAGTTCGTGCGCGTCGCGACCATCCTGGTGATGGCGGTCTGGCTGATGCGGCAGGGATACGGCCAAGCGGCCGCGGCCGCCGGAGCGGCATTTGGCGCGGTCACCGGCGCCTTTGCCGGCTTGCTGTTGCTCGGTTATTATTGGATAACACGGCATCCCGAGTTGGGCTCCGATCACCGCCTTCGACGGACACGAGTGCGCCCGGGGGTGGCCCGCCGTTTGCTGTACTACGCGTTCCCCATCAGCCTCGGCGCACTCGTGGTGCCGCTGATGAACAACGTGGACGTGGTGACGGTGGTCAATTTGCTGAAGCAGACCGGAGAGCCCCAGGCCCAGGCGACGGCGGAGTTTGGCCTGCTCACCGGCCGGGCGTTCAAGCTGATGATGCTGCCGACGACGCTCGCATCCAGTATCGGCATCGCGGTGATGCCGGCGGTGTCCGAAGCGTTCACACTCGGTTTCCGCCGTTTGATGGAGGATCGGATCGACCAGGCCGTCCGGCTCACCGTGCTCCTGTCGCTGCCTGCAGCGGTGGGCTTGGCGCTCCTGGCCCGCCCTATCGACCTGGCCCTGTTCAAGGACACGGCGGGCAGCGAAGTGATTCAGGTGATGGCGTTCGCCACGGTGTTCGCCAGTCTTCAGACCACGCTGGCCGCCGTCTTGCAGGGGGCGGGATGGGTGTACCTCCCCGTCCTCCACCTGCTCGCCGGATCCGCCTGCAAGGTGGCGGGGAACCTGGCCTGGGTCCCCAGCTCAGGCATCCGCGGGGCGGCGCTGTCTACGGTGATTGGCTATACCGTGGCCACCCTGTTGAACCTCTGGGCCGTACGGCGGCATCTCCGCGTGCGGATCGACTGGTTGAACTGGGCGGTGCGCCCGGGACTGGCCACCTTCGTCATGGGCGGGTTCGTCTTCGCCATGAGCCGCCAGTGGATGATGTGGGGCGGGCTGTCGCAACCCCGGGAATGGGTGGCTGCGGCGGCCGCAGCGATGGTGTTGGGCGGGGGGCTGATCTATTTCCTGGCTTTGGCGGCCTGCGGCGCCCTGTCCCGCGCCGAGCTGGAGGCGGTGCCCAAGGTCGGGCCACGCTTGGCAGCCTGGTGTTCCAAGCTCGGGTTGTTGCGCACTTAA
- a CDS encoding RNA-binding S4 domain-containing protein, translated as MRIDKFLKSSRLVKRRTVAKELADAGRVSVNGRVAKAGTEVAPGDIVTLRYGNRTVEVKVLRLLDNPRKEAAGEMYELLSSTGTGVAEDADAEDEEEEV; from the coding sequence TTGCGTATCGACAAGTTCCTCAAGTCGTCCCGGTTGGTGAAACGGCGGACCGTGGCCAAAGAGTTGGCGGACGCCGGCCGGGTCTCGGTGAACGGACGCGTTGCCAAGGCGGGTACCGAGGTAGCGCCCGGTGACATCGTCACCCTCCGTTACGGAAATCGCACGGTCGAGGTGAAAGTATTGCGGTTGTTGGACAATCCGCGCAAGGAAGCGGCCGGTGAGATGTACGAGCTATTGAGCTCGACCGGGACGGGCGTGGCGGAAGACGCGGACGCGGAGGACGAGGAGGAAGAGGTTTGA
- a CDS encoding DUF2759 family protein, whose product MEHYLHPWVVAVFLLAFTVMSLVGLIRLLRDRNLFGSVLLLLSTCIFGYSTWIAATLHVTG is encoded by the coding sequence GTGGAACACTACCTGCATCCTTGGGTGGTTGCCGTCTTCCTGTTGGCGTTTACCGTGATGTCCTTGGTTGGCCTGATCCGTCTGCTGCGGGATCGTAACCTGTTCGGCAGCGTACTGCTGTTGCTGTCCACGTGCATCTTCGGCTACAGCACCTGGATCGCCGCCACGCTCCACGTGACCGGCTGA
- a CDS encoding HU family DNA-binding protein, whose protein sequence is MNKVDLINKVAEQTGLKKKDAEAAVNSVFSAIEEALAAGEKVQVIGFGTFETRKRSARSGRNPQTGEVISIPESTVPAFKPGNRLKELTK, encoded by the coding sequence GTGAATAAAGTGGATCTGATCAACAAGGTTGCCGAGCAGACTGGGCTGAAGAAGAAAGACGCCGAAGCAGCGGTGAACAGCGTGTTCAGCGCCATCGAGGAGGCCCTGGCAGCTGGCGAGAAGGTCCAGGTGATTGGGTTCGGCACATTTGAGACGCGCAAGCGCTCCGCTCGTTCCGGCCGCAACCCGCAGACCGGCGAGGTGATCTCGATTCCCGAGTCCACCGTTCCTGCGTTCAAGCCTGGCAACCGCCTGAAGGAACTGACCAAGTAA
- a CDS encoding S1 domain-containing RNA-binding protein: MTIEVGSKLEGKVTGITNFGAFVLLPGGVTGLVHISEISHNYVKDIHDHLKINDSVTVKVIHVDKDGKIGLSIRQAMDNPNPSPGGRRRPGGRYGGGSRQSFEDKLLRFMKDSEERLQALRRSESKRGGRGGRRG, translated from the coding sequence ATGACCATTGAGGTCGGCAGCAAATTGGAGGGCAAGGTCACTGGTATCACGAATTTTGGCGCGTTTGTTTTGCTGCCGGGAGGTGTCACGGGCCTCGTGCATATCTCGGAAATTTCACACAACTACGTGAAGGATATACATGACCATCTGAAGATCAACGACTCGGTGACGGTGAAGGTCATCCACGTCGACAAAGATGGGAAGATTGGCCTCTCCATCCGGCAGGCGATGGACAATCCGAATCCGTCCCCGGGCGGCCGGCGCCGGCCGGGAGGCCGGTACGGCGGCGGGAGCCGGCAGTCGTTTGAAGATAAACTGCTGCGGTTCATGAAGGACAGTGAGGAACGGCTGCAGGCGCTTCGGCGGAGTGAATCCAAGCGTGGCGGGCGTGGCGGGCGCCGAGGCTGA
- the spoIIE gene encoding stage II sporulation protein E: MAYQVVVTGKGKNLLKGSFPSRAMPLARTSWARTGALLLLALLLGRADIEHVIWPFAVAYFAVLVELLGIRRSWPALAALAGAYTRGGLGAAGLLAADMALYLLCRKALSPRRPPDLHWAPFIAGAVDTAARLAAVGTVWTRYDLMIAFADGALAAILALIFIQCLPIFTGHSGGRTLRFEQWVSVSILMGSVITGLSSLTVAGIPVAGVAVDWLVLLMASAGGPGVATTTAVVTGTLAVVHHTSALADVAVLAFAGLLAGVLKEAGRLWGAVAFTGSTVLLGAAATNSFAAAEASALASGVACLLYLCTPKRLRRELASYVPGTAEHRESERDHARRVRKLLWERVDGLGKVFDELSATFAEGGATPVASAQQLMDHTVGRVATTVCHACPRREKCWGKEAYLTYQAIVRTLERLEASGSRYAPPTPDLRDRCIRIDTMMSMLRQNLEITDRDAKWLAKLNEQRQLVSQQLAGVAEVIRAVAQEIDRRNESTLWGEEQILAALEQMGLYVDDVHIVSLDPGKVEVEVTQPSQGAHENSVRVIAPLLSGIVGEHITVHEVSEGPGPCRAVFRSARLFDVQTAVATVARDGRTVSGDSCTALDIGNGRYAVAVSDGMGNGERAQRESKAAIDLLGRLLQAGFDERLAVRTVNSALLLRSRDEVFTTLDMALIDLYTARAEFLKIGSAPSFIKRGGEVHTITGSSVPIGILRDIEVQSIPKQLEAGDILILVSDGVYDAPQHTYDKEAWLKHQIAQLETTDPQAIADTLLESAVRLNHGEIRDDMTVMVALVSAHQPEWAAISLPNITGLRQEKRRGA, translated from the coding sequence ATGGCTTACCAAGTCGTGGTTACGGGCAAGGGGAAGAACCTCTTGAAGGGTTCATTCCCGTCGCGAGCGATGCCCCTGGCGCGGACATCCTGGGCGCGTACCGGAGCGTTGTTGCTGCTGGCGTTGCTGCTCGGCCGCGCGGACATCGAACACGTCATCTGGCCGTTCGCCGTGGCTTACTTCGCGGTTCTGGTGGAACTGTTGGGAATCCGGCGCAGCTGGCCTGCGCTGGCGGCACTGGCCGGCGCCTACACGCGGGGTGGTCTTGGAGCGGCCGGGCTGCTCGCTGCCGACATGGCGTTGTACTTGTTGTGCCGCAAGGCTTTGTCTCCACGCAGGCCACCGGACCTGCACTGGGCGCCGTTCATTGCCGGCGCGGTCGATACGGCCGCCCGGCTGGCCGCCGTAGGAACCGTGTGGACCCGTTATGATCTGATGATCGCGTTCGCCGACGGCGCCTTGGCTGCAATACTGGCCCTCATCTTCATTCAGTGCCTACCGATCTTCACCGGCCATTCAGGTGGCCGCACCCTGCGGTTCGAACAATGGGTCAGCGTCTCCATCCTGATGGGATCGGTCATCACGGGACTGTCGTCCCTCACGGTGGCCGGCATTCCGGTGGCAGGGGTCGCGGTGGATTGGCTGGTGTTGTTGATGGCGTCCGCCGGAGGCCCGGGGGTGGCCACCACGACGGCAGTCGTCACGGGCACGTTGGCTGTGGTCCACCACACCAGTGCGTTGGCCGATGTTGCGGTGTTGGCATTCGCGGGACTGCTCGCCGGCGTCCTGAAGGAGGCTGGCCGGCTGTGGGGGGCGGTGGCGTTCACAGGCAGCACCGTGCTGCTCGGTGCGGCTGCCACCAACAGCTTCGCGGCGGCCGAGGCGAGCGCGCTGGCGAGCGGTGTCGCCTGTCTGTTGTATCTGTGCACCCCGAAGCGGCTCCGGCGTGAATTGGCCTCCTACGTCCCCGGGACGGCGGAACACCGGGAGTCGGAGCGGGACCACGCGCGCAGGGTGCGCAAACTTCTGTGGGAGCGGGTCGACGGCCTGGGAAAGGTGTTCGATGAACTGTCGGCCACGTTCGCCGAGGGTGGCGCCACCCCGGTGGCTTCCGCGCAGCAGTTGATGGACCACACCGTGGGCCGGGTGGCCACGACGGTCTGCCATGCCTGCCCGCGGCGGGAGAAGTGCTGGGGAAAGGAGGCGTATCTCACCTATCAGGCCATCGTGCGCACCCTCGAGCGCCTGGAAGCGTCCGGATCCCGTTACGCGCCGCCGACGCCGGATCTCCGGGATCGCTGCATTCGCATCGACACAATGATGTCCATGCTGCGCCAGAACCTGGAGATCACCGACCGGGACGCCAAGTGGCTCGCGAAGCTCAACGAACAACGGCAGCTGGTATCCCAGCAGTTGGCCGGCGTGGCGGAGGTGATCCGGGCCGTGGCACAAGAGATCGATCGGCGCAACGAATCCACGCTTTGGGGCGAAGAGCAGATCCTGGCAGCCCTCGAACAGATGGGACTGTACGTGGACGATGTGCACATCGTCAGCCTCGACCCGGGGAAGGTGGAGGTGGAGGTCACGCAGCCATCCCAGGGTGCGCACGAAAACTCGGTCCGGGTCATCGCCCCTCTGCTGTCTGGCATCGTCGGCGAGCACATCACGGTGCACGAGGTGAGCGAAGGGCCTGGCCCCTGCCGGGCGGTGTTCCGATCTGCGCGCCTGTTCGACGTCCAGACCGCTGTGGCGACCGTCGCCAGGGACGGGCGAACCGTGTCTGGCGATTCGTGCACCGCGCTCGACATCGGAAACGGCCGTTACGCCGTGGCGGTCAGCGACGGCATGGGCAACGGTGAACGTGCGCAGCGCGAGTCGAAAGCCGCGATTGACCTGTTAGGGCGCTTGCTCCAGGCGGGGTTCGACGAGCGGTTGGCGGTGCGGACGGTGAACTCCGCCCTCTTGTTGCGATCCCGCGACGAGGTGTTCACTACCCTCGATATGGCCTTGATCGATCTGTACACCGCACGGGCGGAATTCTTGAAGATCGGTTCCGCGCCGAGCTTCATCAAACGCGGCGGTGAAGTGCACACCATCACCGGCAGCAGTGTGCCGATCGGCATCTTGCGGGACATCGAGGTCCAGTCCATCCCCAAACAGTTGGAGGCAGGGGACATCCTCATCCTCGTGTCCGACGGCGTATACGATGCGCCGCAGCACACCTATGACAAGGAGGCTTGGTTGAAACACCAGATCGCGCAGCTGGAGACGACCGATCCACAGGCCATCGCGGACACGCTCCTGGAATCAGCGGTCCGGCTCAACCATGGGGAGATCCGGGACGACATGACGGTGATGGTGGCCTTGGTCTCCGCTCATCAACCGGAGTGGGCCGCCATCTCCCTGCCCAACATCACAGGGCTTCGCCAGGAAAAGCGCCGCGGGGCCTGA
- a CDS encoding FtsB family cell division protein, whose product MAVGKLATLTSRTPSRGPAEKPVRSLRRFKLRYLMLATVCVWAAYHYWHVQRPQLTQLSAKQAQLEQQLAALQKQHDSLAQEAQQLQDDRYIARYASDHYNLVLPGQVPFDVQAKRP is encoded by the coding sequence ATGGCTGTGGGAAAACTTGCCACACTCACTTCCCGGACCCCCTCCCGAGGGCCGGCGGAGAAGCCGGTGCGCTCCCTGCGCAGATTCAAGCTCCGCTACCTGATGTTGGCCACTGTGTGCGTTTGGGCGGCGTACCATTACTGGCACGTGCAGCGACCCCAGTTGACCCAGCTTTCCGCCAAACAGGCGCAACTGGAACAGCAGCTAGCCGCTCTACAGAAGCAGCACGATAGCCTAGCGCAAGAGGCCCAACAACTGCAGGATGACCGGTACATCGCACGGTACGCCAGCGACCATTACAACCTGGTCTTGCCAGGGCAGGTACCGTTCGACGTGCAGGCGAAACGACCCTGA
- a CDS encoding vWA domain-containing protein, whose translation MGGQQAVIRQLLVITDGCSNVGIDPVAAAAEARRRGVVVNVIGVVDKGDMGRHGREEAMSIADAGGGMCRVVEPSLLSATAQMMTQQTVHMTLQQVVNQELMQVMGKSAEDLPPVERSRVMQVVDKLEEEVSLHVVVAVDTSASMKDKMATVREAIRDLAFSLQARQGESRVAVLAFPGSGDEPVRLVQPFSEQLNVTALENMLVARGGTPTGPAIERGVALFDEIRGRDEDDRPSNADDLPVRRWGDEAVAP comes from the coding sequence TTGGGAGGCCAGCAAGCCGTCATCCGGCAATTGTTGGTGATCACCGACGGATGTTCGAATGTCGGGATCGATCCGGTCGCCGCTGCGGCCGAGGCGCGACGTCGGGGTGTGGTGGTCAACGTGATCGGCGTCGTCGACAAGGGAGACATGGGGCGCCACGGGCGAGAGGAGGCGATGTCCATCGCCGACGCGGGCGGCGGCATGTGCAGAGTGGTGGAACCGTCGCTGCTGTCGGCCACCGCGCAGATGATGACGCAGCAGACGGTGCACATGACGTTGCAGCAGGTGGTCAACCAGGAGCTGATGCAGGTCATGGGCAAATCGGCCGAGGATCTGCCGCCGGTGGAGCGGTCGCGCGTGATGCAGGTGGTGGACAAGTTGGAGGAGGAGGTGTCCCTGCACGTGGTCGTCGCCGTCGACACCAGCGCGAGCATGAAGGACAAGATGGCGACGGTGCGGGAGGCGATCCGCGATCTGGCATTCTCCCTCCAGGCTAGGCAAGGCGAATCCCGGGTTGCCGTGCTGGCGTTCCCCGGAAGCGGAGATGAGCCGGTCCGTCTGGTTCAGCCGTTCTCGGAACAATTGAACGTGACCGCGCTGGAGAACATGCTGGTGGCGCGCGGGGGCACGCCGACGGGGCCCGCCATTGAGCGGGGCGTGGCGCTGTTCGACGAGATCCGCGGGCGGGATGAGGATGACCGTCCGTCGAACGCGGACGACCTGCCGGTGCGCCGTTGGGGCGACGAGGCGGTCGCGCCGTGA
- a CDS encoding ComE operon protein 2 has protein sequence MSWETFFATQSRVMALRSTCRRLAVGCVIVRDKRMIASGYNGSIRGDVHCLDVGCKVVDGHCVRAIHAEQNALLQCARFGISTEGADLYVTHLPCLQCTKSIIQAGIRRVYYEEVYRPDPYAAELFEFAGIPVEQVHSDLNSLLRALARQEHGQELPHIHK, from the coding sequence ATGTCGTGGGAGACGTTTTTTGCGACCCAAAGCCGGGTGATGGCTCTGCGTTCGACGTGCCGCCGGCTGGCGGTGGGATGCGTGATCGTCCGCGACAAGCGGATGATCGCCAGCGGTTACAACGGATCCATCCGGGGGGATGTCCATTGCCTGGACGTCGGGTGCAAGGTGGTGGACGGCCATTGCGTGCGAGCGATTCACGCCGAACAAAACGCCCTGTTGCAGTGCGCCCGATTCGGCATCTCAACGGAAGGCGCGGACCTGTACGTCACGCATCTGCCGTGCCTGCAGTGCACGAAGAGCATCATTCAAGCCGGAATTCGGCGCGTGTATTACGAGGAGGTCTACCGTCCAGATCCATATGCGGCCGAACTGTTCGAGTTTGCGGGGATCCCGGTGGAGCAGGTGCACAGTGACCTCAATTCCCTGTTGCGCGCCCTCGCCCGACAGGAGCATGGACAGGAGCTCCCCCATATACATAAGTAA
- the yabQ gene encoding spore cortex biosynthesis protein YabQ, which produces MAAQWIYLTTLMAAGLLMGTVFDLYNTVTGASRWFRWLRPTLDLLFWLVSAALVYHLVFRFDDGRVRLYVFLLLGAGYVLYRATVRRLVIRSAFAVVWAVRGLIHLVWRVVYTLLVAPILLWLRLLWRLLRLVYQVLCRLEDTLFWLLGLAARLTGLKRLLNTVFMKRIFHTIHTHWEDFWTAASKWVKSKCVRD; this is translated from the coding sequence ATGGCGGCGCAGTGGATTTACCTGACGACCCTTATGGCGGCCGGCCTGTTGATGGGCACCGTGTTTGACCTCTACAACACCGTGACGGGAGCCAGCCGGTGGTTCCGGTGGCTTCGCCCGACGCTCGACCTGTTGTTTTGGCTCGTCTCGGCCGCCCTGGTGTACCACTTGGTGTTCCGCTTCGACGATGGACGCGTCCGGCTGTACGTATTTCTCCTGCTGGGCGCTGGGTATGTGTTGTACCGAGCGACTGTGCGCAGGCTTGTCATCCGGAGCGCTTTCGCCGTCGTCTGGGCGGTCCGCGGGCTGATTCATCTGGTCTGGCGCGTCGTGTACACGCTGTTGGTGGCTCCCATCCTGCTGTGGCTGCGCCTCCTGTGGCGGTTGTTGCGCCTGGTGTACCAGGTCCTCTGCCGTCTGGAGGACACGCTGTTTTGGTTGCTCGGTCTTGCAGCCCGCCTCACGGGATTGAAAAGACTGCTGAACACCGTTTTCATGAAGCGAATTTTCCATACCATTCACACCCACTGGGAGGACTTTTGGACGGCCGCGTCGAAGTGGGTAAAATCAAAGTGCGTTCGGGATTGA
- the spoVT gene encoding stage V sporulation protein T, translated as MKATGIVRRIDDLGRVVIPKEIRRTLRIREGDPLEIFVDRDGEVILKKYSPIGELGDFAKEYAESLADSTGHIALITDRDVIIAVSGAPKKDFLDKPISDDVEQAMEDRRTIVNAQAGEYAVVRERSERFTSRVIAPIVAAGDPIGAVILLSREEGVKMGELEKKLCETAAGFLAKQMEQ; from the coding sequence TTGAAGGCAACAGGCATCGTACGTAGGATTGATGACCTCGGTCGGGTTGTGATTCCGAAAGAAATTCGACGGACGCTGCGCATTCGGGAAGGAGATCCCTTAGAAATCTTTGTCGATCGCGATGGAGAAGTCATCCTGAAGAAGTACTCGCCGATCGGAGAACTCGGTGATTTCGCCAAAGAGTATGCGGAATCCCTGGCGGATTCGACTGGCCATATCGCACTCATAACGGATCGGGACGTCATCATTGCCGTGTCTGGCGCCCCCAAAAAAGACTTTTTGGACAAGCCCATCAGCGACGACGTCGAGCAGGCGATGGAGGACCGCAGGACGATCGTCAACGCGCAGGCGGGTGAGTACGCGGTGGTGCGTGAGCGGAGCGAACGATTCACCTCCCGCGTGATCGCGCCCATCGTCGCAGCGGGGGATCCCATCGGTGCGGTGATCCTCCTCTCCCGCGAAGAAGGCGTGAAGATGGGCGAGTTGGAGAAGAAGTTGTGCGAGACGGCGGCGGGTTTCCTGGCAAAGCAAATGGAGCAGTGA